The nucleotide window TATTGCAGGAATGAATGTAAAAAAATGGTATTTGTCAACTGCCCTGGAAAGAGACAGTAATTCATGGTGAAAGGGACCTGATGTGGCACGGATCATGTCAACGAcctcacaaaaaaaccctctccccacagctgctgcagctgcacctcTGGTGATGGTGGCAGCTCCAGGAGTCCCGGGGAGAGGGTGCAGGTAAAactcccttccctttcctcacATCTCAGGGAGGTTTGTCAGAAGGGCTTGGATTGATCTGGAGAAGAGACAGTTCTATGGAGACCtcacagcaccttccagtacctgaggggACTGCAGGGAAGCTGGGAAAGGACCTTGTCAGGAACTCTAGTGACAAGACAAGGAGTACAGTGGGTACAAATCGAAAGAGGGGActtttagattagatattagaagGCAGTTTTTTTACTCTAAGGGTGGTGGGACCCTGCAAAGggtacccagagaagctggggctgacCCTGGACCCCTGGAAGTGtgcaaggccaggttggacagcggggcttggaacaacctgttctggtggaaggtgtcctgcccatggcaggggtgggactaGATTGGCTTTAAGGTCCGTTCCAACTCCTACCATTCTACGATTCTATGCCTGTACGAAGTGTAAGGGCTCAGTCTCGGCGGAGCCAGGGGCCGTGGGAGAAGGGCTCGGGCAGGAGCGGCCGCTCCCATCGCAACACCCGCCCGGCCGGGCTGTGCTGCATGCCGGGCACCCCGGCCCCCCTTACCAGGACGGCTGTCACCTCCTGGTCGTCCTGCGAGACGTGTGGcggccgctgctgcaggcagcacaggtAGAAAGCCGTGTCATAGCGGCGGCCGCCGGGGCCGGCCCTGCCCACGGGCGTCAGCCAGTTGCTCCACTCGTACAGCGCCCAGATGTTGGGCGCGCAGCCCAGGTGCCGGCACAGCCGCAGGAAGCAGGACGCGTCCTCCCGCACCCGGCGCCGCCACTCCCCGAGCTCGGCGGCGGGCGGCAGGCGCTcggcgggcagcggcggggccggcccgcgccccggcaccagcagcaggatcCCCGCCTCCTCGAAGGTCTCCCTGAGAGCGCAGATGCGGAAGGCGACTTCCCCCGGCAGCTGCGAGCCCAGGCTCTCCCGGTCGGTGGCGAAGAGCGGGGCGCGGCTGcagccgggcggcggcggcttCACGGCGCCCAGCCCGCAGTGCGGCGAGgcgggcagcagccccagccactCGGCGGAGAAATCCGCCGGTTCCGCCAGCCCGCCCGGGAACACGTGGGCGCCGGGCATGAAGCCGCTGCGGGAGCTCCggcgcagcagcagcagctcgtAGTCGAAGGGGCCGAGCGGCGAGCGCGGCGGCCGGCCCGGCGTGCCCGCCGCCAGCAGCAGCGTGGCCGCCTCCCGCCAGTGCCGCAGCCGCGGGTTCATCTTGGCGAGGCGGAGGGCGGCGGGGCAGCCGCGCtcccgcggcggggcgggccggcaccgccgcCTGCGCCCCCGGAGGAGCCACTGCAGCCGCGGGGCGGGCCTGCGCCGGGGGAGGCCCGCGGGAGGCGGGACAGCGCCGGCATGCCTCAGCCCCCCTCAGCCCTAAGCCGGTAAGTAGCGCGTGTCCTCAG belongs to Agelaius phoeniceus isolate bAgePho1 chromosome 12, bAgePho1.hap1, whole genome shotgun sequence and includes:
- the NUDT19 gene encoding acyl-coenzyme A diphosphatase NUDT19, which translates into the protein MNPRLRHWREAATLLLAAGTPGRPPRSPLGPFDYELLLLRRSSRSGFMPGAHVFPGGLAEPADFSAEWLGLLPASPHCGLGAVKPPPPGCSRAPLFATDRESLGSQLPGEVAFRICALRETFEEAGILLLVPGRGPAPPLPAERLPPAAELGEWRRRVREDASCFLRLCRHLGCAPNIWALYEWSNWLTPVGRAGPGGRRYDTAFYLCCLQQRPPHVSQDDQEVTAVLWSSPPEAIERFKSQEIWFPPPQFYEFCRLCNFSSLKELQQFSSARALEGCERWMPVMLSAADGSIQLLPGDELYPEDPDYTGEKKMIMSTDKKVEDLMKEGGVFHRIVMKDINNLAVYVNIQAKYKHINPLMIKCDNSDYNSRL